From Rhopalosiphum padi isolate XX-2018 chromosome 2, ASM2088224v1, whole genome shotgun sequence:
ttaaaattgtaaaattctaTAACCATTCGTATCAACGTTAAtgatcaaacaaataaaatttagcCATCATTGTAtaagtttatgtattgattattgatttgtATTCAATGTACATACagcatattaaacatatttaatttaaatcgtcgacaaaaataaatataatcgtttgTATCAGTGGTTGATGGTAGcatttcatttttcaatttaaagtaatttttgtttaaattaaaattttttatgaattttaacgttcaaattattatttttggttaatttttttaggaaGATTAGCTTTTCAatgtcggacgatttttgatttttataagacTTATTGTTGCTGAAGACCAGTAGTCACATGGGTAATAGTCCGTTCGTAAGTCTAACTCGCGCGTGTGTTATCGTCGAACAGGACGACTGCGACACACGGAGAAAATACTGCAATAAGCCAGTGGCgtcatatcaatttttttttaatgagcatGGCGTACAAAGCAGGCCACTTTAAGCGCAAGTTACTATCGATTTTTCAGGCCAATCAATTTATAAAGTGGGccaaattactacaatattggattttgaatacataaatgtatacccTGCGGTTAAGTATACCTATTGCGCTTGTGTAACACATAAAAATGCAGGCACAgctagaacatttttttatgatctttttctttaatttttaacaaactaaactattcattaataaatataaaatttacttttatattattaaaaatatgaggagtaataattttttattaatttataccaataaatttcgaaaatctttacaataaaatattgatataaggAAATATCAAAATTGAAGGCCCCGGTGAAATAACCGGATACGTCCacatttttcaaatgataaaaaCAGATTATAAGATTTATGTTGGGTGTAATAACCTACAGATacaaaaaatcgaaataatcgatatttttatttttatattacggcACCCGGTcattttttgccgtttttcacctaaaaaactaaatatacgaATTTAAGAGGGAAGAGTATTCGTGATGCCtctaaaaacgttgtagcgtgCATAAGGGACCgtcagattttatttttatatcgaaAAAATCACGAAAATCTCAATATTTAACACCGGAATCTACtgaaaaccacttttttgaaatatagtCGTTTGCGAGATTTCGGGGTAAAGGATATAGTTTTGAACTCCGAAACTTTACACGTGTTGTTAGATACGTAGCCAAAACATTTTACGCACGGAAAAACACtaatcgataattttttttgattatgaCGGCCCCTATCGCtgtttgccgtttttcacctaaaaaaactaaatatacgtattttgaaGAGGGAAGTGTACTCGCGAAGAAGTGCATAATATAAGGGCCGTATTGACAACGAAACAGATGTTTCACCGATAAAAAATACTCGGCCGACGTTTAAACGATCGGTTTATTGgtgatggaaaaaaaaaatgagaaccCCAAAACGAATGGTGTATTGTCGGGCGGCTATAAATTGTATTCACCATAACGATACGtggttttgacttttgagtGTACCAACATCATAAACATACACTCATCACTCAATCTTTACTAACTGacttatattaatctatatcaCGAACTAATgtacattacattacattatatatattatatacaacgattattgtaacattattgttacattttacACAAGTACCaacgtatattaatttaataatttaatattataatgtaagtacttaatattattatattataaaataatatgattttaagaggacgtagtacccgcatgtgttgtctccgtcttacacacgtttataaaatatatcaataatcaaaacgtttataacaattaaatttcaatattcctGTTTGTTTATATagcaagttaaaaataattttgtagggATCCAGGATAcagtcatttttataaaaaaaaaggtattggTTGAGGATTCCCTATGTCGGTTGATCGGTATTCCCGGTTTATTATTATCTGCCGAATCACGTCAAATACActtcacaatttatttattataagtctttatacacattttttcgttatattcattatcaataagcgaaataaatatttttcatcttatcaacttcaaaaattgaaattacggattatatggtaattttaatcaCACCAGTAGTTTTAATGGCGATAAAGTTATAAGTTGTAAGTTATTTCCAGTGGCACgaattcagttttaaaatagggataatacatttttaaacaggaCAAATTTTTCACCACCACCTAACCATAGTAAATAAGTGAAATGCTGAAATATATAACTGTTTTAAAAGAAAGGATGACGTTCcattatatattctaatttcTAGCCTATTTGTAGAAGACTCACAATCAGTCTATACCCTTAAAAAGACCGTCATCAGGTGACCGGGGGccgtataagaaaaaaataaagtgaccttttttacgtttttataattttgtacactGGACTTATGTTGTTTCGGCCACATATCTAATCACGAATGCGAAGTTTAAAAATTCGAAACCCACTTCTTCAACTAGATAATGCATATaatgtagtatttaaaaataattctatcttCTATAAATTAATAGCAGTTATCagcaatcatttatattttaattgttcattATATGACTTAGAATCTTTGAATCTTAGCACCTTAATTTAAAACGACtacaatcataaatttaaatcacatttttaattaggtatacaaataaagcataaaaaaataagtaagttatatataaaaaaattaagttgaaCTGTTAGCATGcagttatttgaaaatcaataaattatttggattttaaaattaagaattcttaattaatttacaaaataaataacttgagattaatttttactaatttttaataatttataattatatcacaatTTCATGAAgacaaatatgataaatatattttcaaatgttgaACCGTGATTAGAATATTTCAACTGTCAAATAAtatcaactattataattaaggttaaaacaatatattatttataaaatatttttcaataaataatatttttatgtaataaatatatctacacATTTTAGCTGTATTGACCCAGCTTAAAATTGAGGCGGTCATTAGATTACATTAGTAgtacatgaaaaaataataggGCCACTAATACTCTATATACTCTGCGACATACTGTattgatatatacattattatatatcattatttaaattttcataaaatatcagtGCAGCTGCACAAACATAGACTaagcaaatacatattattgtgaactaaattaatcaactataagataaaattacaattaattcaattacCCTTAGACTTAGAAATAATCACAACCATCGCAGCTGTACAAATATGGGctatttagtaaataagataCTGCAACGCCGCAATCTCCAAATTCCATCACAAAGGCGGCATATCATGTCTATAAAAGTGCAAAGAACAACCAATTCCGCGCTCAGTCGCTTACACAACACTGTATCGATAAATGTATGATCTCTTTCTATGTCTAATTCatacaagtttaaataaatttaattcactttaatatcTTTCgagttgtttttatataatattcttgcaCACCACTCTCCACCCCGGTCATCCAGCATTCATTACATCAAGTCGCATCAAATATCGTAATCTCACATCTCGAGTCATCCGAAAGGTAAgtgaaaattcatataatagatattttaaatatattagtttattcaaAAGGAAAAACTCTCTTACCCAACCCCGTAATTTATCTTACAAGGTGATGAGTTAAagacaaacattaaaaataaataacatttaaaagacTATctcttagtaataattaaataccatatttttaattcattacaatACCAAATGTGGCatctctttttatttttatttctgatctacctaaatttaaagtaattgtCAATTTTAATCCGGAGCTGGTTGCGCACACTCAAATATAAATAGAGGTAGCACGTTTAATGGGAAATATACTACCCACTCTCCAATTCGCTTtcagaaactaaaaataaatggaaatcaGTACAATAATGCTTTTTCTAATATGCTGCTTTATTATTGgcaaatgtattaattacagTGTTTTCAAATCACATTTTTCACGAAAGTATTCATTACACTTTCAAGCCAAAAAATTCAGGGATATCAGCTGTTACGCTAGAACCCTCTAGTCTGCCTGGAGCATTGTATAATACCTGTCTACCCCGGGGATAACCTGACtagtgatttaattttaaaacaattacttaTATCCTAGTGCTTGATCTTTATAATCGGTAAATCGGTTAAAGACcatcatagtattataaaaatatatttttaatgaaagtatttgtgtgtaataaaaatgatattacatttttgcaTTCAATAACGATCTCTCTTCTCTATagatctttaaattttaagggACACGTGTAACAGTTTTCcagtaataaatttgtaatcatAGAGGCAgttgcattatttaaatatgaaataaatttaactaacacTAAATTTATTTGTGTTCGATAGTAAGCGATTTTGACAAAAATGTGTCTATAATTagagatttaataattgaaaatatatttgaattgttggtaaataaaataatgataaccaaacaacaacaaaattgaAGACAaagcattaataaatataatatgaataaaaggGAGTGTTTgtattttcgtatttatttatacttgcaagatataatattattacaggtaGTATTGATATAACAAGGTCTCTGTGAAAATCTTGTGGATAGTTGTGAATTGTGATACACTGTATACACCAAAACtaacttaaaactttataaatcatttgaaatacaataaaacatttctatcacttgttTATGAGAACTTGTACAGGAGTTTatccaatttaaaaaatgtccattgatatcaaattaagtttatttatttattagtaagttgagattgattttataaattgaaccTTTTGTAAGTCGTTTATATtccgtttaaatatttttacggaaaaaatattttctagacTATCAgtatgcaaatattattattataactgcaaTAAACGAGAAAGAAAacctaaaatatacataaaaagacATTGAAACTTAGACAAGTTTCACGTTCcaactattatgtataatttatatgttattttctgACATACAAGTACAATTTTCAGATTGGAAAGCAATTTTTCCGGAGTGCCTCGAAAGCAATACACTTAAGCAGcaatataaaaactgaaattcGCAATGAGGTCGTCGTGATGGTCTACGTGATTTccaatagattataaaatatgtctcGGTTAAAAATTAccgtgttataatatttatataatatataatatatttataagtttctatattttttttttgacataataaaataataataataatactacggtACGAAAAATCGTCAAACTCGtcggaaaaaaatgtttattttgaacgaaaaaaaaataatgtaatatatatatatgtatatatataatatgtatttatacacacacacaatattatcgatacgacaataatagttataataatatataattatataataatgattcacatttgaattatcataatatataatattaatatcttatgcacatataatattattagacaaaaaataataataagaagaagaaaACACGCGGTTTTTTTCACGAGGTACAAGCGGCGCCGACAAACgaaataactacaataataagacatacacaattataatataatgatattatataagtgtaacatatatatatatatatataataataataatgtttaacataaagaaatgataataatactatacgtcGTACCGCCTCCCGACGACTATACAACACTGAAGGTGTGTAGGTACATGCGGCGTGTacctgcacacacacacacacacacacactatataatatattacaatattttaataaacgataCACTTGACGTATGCAAAAAACGACGGACTTAGTTCGTGACCGATAAAACACACGTTTACAATACGGTTGGTCGCATGCCTCGCATCTCGTCGCATGTACCTACCCACCtaatttttcgtaaaaatataatttaaaactatcttTTTCTTGTAATCGTCACAGCGGCGGCGGTGAACGCGTCCAAGACGGAAAACGTACCGAATATCTCACCgtcataaatttttaataataataataataataatacgtatagtatAGTGTACGGgacgtcatatatatatatatttaaaaaaaaaaataaacgccaAACGCCGCAGATTGGGCGTCGGAAGAATTGGCTCGCGATGGACCGTACGCATATACGCGCAGTTTACAGTACGGTATTATAACGTTGTCGCGATCGCCGATCACATCGTCGCAATCATATCGCGTGTCTCGTCAGTCCGAGTCGCCGCACGAATCGCTCAGCGACAGGCCGGAGTACCGGCGGCGCCGCTGCCGGCGGCAGTCGGCGGGCAGCACCGACGAAGACGACGCGGACGGCCGCCGGTGGCCGGGCGTCGCGGCTTTCGCGGCCGCCGCGGTGGCCGAAGAGGAACACGTGTACGAGTAGTATTTGCCGCGGCGGTCCGTAGCGGCGGCCGAGGTGGACGCGGCATCGGGCGCGGTGGACGCGGACGGCCGGCGGGGCGACGGCGGCCGGTCGCCCGAGTCGGTGCTCAGCGACGTGGTGGACAGGTCGTCCAGGAAGTCAAAGTTGGAGATGGCCTCTCGCTCCTTGTCGCCGAACCGCACGAAGAAGTCGCTCCGTCCCACGATCGACTGCCGGAGTCCCGCCGCCGGGCACCGGAGCACGCCGAACCCGTCGCGGATGGCGGACGCTGAAACACCATAATGTATAATgttcaatattgttataaaccgATCGTTGAAATGTGTGAGCGAAACGGGAGGTACGGGGCTGACTATAATATGGTTTAGTAGTATTATGACAATGACCAGGTGGGGGGGGGGGATTCTCTAGGGCCGGTTTTTAATCATACATCGCTAAttcgatttataaatattattatgaattgccGGGTATACTGTTATTAAATCATTTCACTATATACATCACTAATGCAATATCAAATGTTATTAGTGCgtgtttaatgaataatattatcatataatttaatatttataatatatacatattatgcggTCAACTTGTCAACTTATaagtttgtatacattatatatttggttATATTTATAACCAAACGATATACTacgaacacataatataaattataaactacctatattaatttattatatttatttatattttttatcacattttatatcagataataagtatatactgtCACTGAATAAAGAGACCAAACCCTCGGGGTTAAACACGTAGGTATAGcaatccaaaattattttttaaaaatccagTACTAccgagtaaattataaataatcaaaatttccGAAACTGTCGATGAAGGTACCTAGACAGGCACATATACACGCACATTGTACATTTATACGatgtatcatataaacattttgaacattAAACTgcctattatattacttatcagAAGctgcaatttaattttaatgtcagattatattatattatagttttctagGCAGCACGATTGGCAGGATACCATTCAAATGTTTGCTTCACTACTCCGTTCGCATACACttcaaaaacaaacataaagtTTAAATGATATGGTTTGTCATTcgatatctatatgtataatttatatgtctaTACATAAAGCTTTCAAACATTTCGATGGAATTTTGAGTGATCCAGActctttgaatattttattattcaaattaaaaaatgataagaaaTACACTATCGATGCAGCACCACTATCTGTAAATCTCTCAGGGCTTCTTTCCTTTGTTAAGTAAAAGCAAAAGAGAAAGTATTACGAAAACAGatgattttgataataattaaagagaAAATCCTAATCTTTTGCCATGTCGGTTATTGTCTTGATAGACATAAATTTGAGAAAAATACAGAAGTAAACACGCTACAAGTACGTATATCTCTGATCCGGACCGCAATCCAAAATCTAGGTTATGGCAGAAAAGTTCAAATTAGCTGTACCACCCTCAAACCATCAACCCACGgtattaaacaaacattttacctTTTTTCTGTCTGCGCACCCGGTGCAACCTATGCAGACGGTTGTACGATTCCTCGTTTGATGCATCGATTCCAGCCTCGGTAGTCCGTCGTCTGCCGACTTGACGAGCGATGTCGTCGTCGTTCGGGTCACGTTCGTCGTCACTACTGTCGTCGGTCGTATCATTGCAACCACTGCCACCAGCTCTGCCACTACAACTTCCGCCACTGACGCCACTGCTGCAGCTGTCGTCATCGTCTTCACCCGTCGATGCGCTACTCGTGCTGCTAGAAGAACTCCTACTGGCTGCCAACATAACGTCCAACAAGTTTGCTCGTTCCTGAAAATAGGAAATCATGTTAGAATGGGACAATATAAGTGAAAACTgcagaattaaataaatgtatataatatataatcataaaaacagTGAATTgagtttagttttattttgctAGTGATGCGTGcgtttgtatatgtatatatagctgCGTTTTAGTATGTTAGTTTTGCTTTTATTCAAAGATAAAACATGAAAGTAGGTACTGTATGAAATAAACTCTGCGTGACGACACTAATTTACTTACGCGTTGGTTACATATATCTGGATTACATTGATCGCATCACCCATTGACAATAACAAACGTGGGttgattaataatacatttttagtggagaaaaatagaaaaatgggACTAATTTTTTGGTATTGGTCGTCAACCATTATTTACCTTTAAGActtaatagatacatttaataataataatagtgttaacgttgaaataaaatacctaatcgaacacaatttgtttttgggCGATTGATTAATTTATGGAATGTTTGCATATATGCTGAATTGAATGAAACATCAACTCACTCGAgttcataaaaattgattattatttcactcaattttacattatttatacttatattataaggtaACGTCGTTATTCGAAGCTGCAGAAGTCCGGTATTTGAACATTGAGCGTAAACGATGTTGTTGCAATTTAGACGagtttgtttattatacacgAGCATACTATGATTGCAGTTATAGTAGTCAATGCATTTTGACGcgaagtataatataactaatattataaaatatgcgtaCACTACAcagaattattgttatattttattgttttgtttcccGGGAGTacccataaaataacaaaataaaatgtaaacaatacgATTCATCGATAAAATtgggttaattttttatttataataaaatttattttaatattttaatatattgttacctCGTAACGATCGTTTACTGTCATGCGACCAATTTTGAATATCGGATAATAAAAGTTACAGGTATGCCTATtcaatagtataatgtattgaatattatagtcatataataaaataataatttatgtagtattcaaatttcaaataattatatcatgacACTGAATATTCGTCGTTAGTCGTCACATACGTACACGTAGTTTCGGTGTTTAAAGTTTGAACTGCAATGCGACGGTCTTGGGTGCCGACGTcggatagaataatattttatatattatattattgttatatacatattattcactATAGCCGGAGTGGATGAGCGTTTTTTAATGTTCTGCTGCAGCTGATAACTGTACGCATTAAGCCTAATTGAGTATTAAAGTACGCATAGCGTAATTATTAGGAAATCATCTATATAATCAGATTACAGTCTGTTAAAGTCTTATCATCGCGTAGTTTATTACATCCAAATACTGCAGGAGATTATCGAAAACTGATTTCCGTGTGGTAAATTTGATTATGCGAGGTTGTAATGTcattaagatataaaaaataaagaatataaaccaacgaaaataattatccaaacaaataataattcatataatataacagacttCGTATTTGGGTTTTTGTCACGCCAATGACTgtttcaaactatttttaaactattttaatattattcacattatataatatatattatgttgtcaaAGTCAACAAATGTCATAGCATTGatacatgatatatttatataatttacataacgtCATAGGCCTTACTTTATTGAAAAGAATAAATCGATGAATTGTCATTAGTAGGGTTCTAACTTATACgctctaaaaatgtatattattatattcaatatgttTCAGTAACGGATACATGGACGGGGGAGGGGGTTTGATTATTTCTTTCCTTGGGTTGAGTTAAGTTCTAAAATACTTGTATCGGTGatttaatattgtagtttttacAAGCCAAGTAAAATTAAAGAGGATTCGATACAAACTTTTTGAGGAGTTACATATAGGCAATATATTATTGCACTGTGTAATTTGAATGTGTGTTGAGTAGCAAATgatcattatacaattattattattatagcgggTACTACGTATGACTGTTGTTAAGTCTACACTGTTATAAGTTCAAAAATTAACATAGCCAGTTAAGtggtcaaataatataattttctctatAAGTATCGATATTGAGCGAATTGTAAtgactaattttaattatccgATAAAATGCGAAAATGCAAGAAACTCGTTAGACAGTCACCTGACTGGCTTATATTGGTACTACACTACTGCTACTATATGTACAAAAGTTTAagcgatattattattgagcAAACTAACCTTAGGATCGGCGAAATCGATGTCTCGTTCGACGTGCACCCATCCGGTGGGACAACAGCACGCCTCGTCCAGGTCGGGTGACGACGACGAAGAACGACGTGGGACCGAATCGTCCTCGGGTGACGTGCTGAAGAGGGGATGGCTATCACCACAACCGTCCATCCAGTTCAATTGATCGATCAGATCTTTTGACGAGGCGGCCGTCCACGCGGGCACCATGCACACCGTGGTGTCGGCTGTGCAACCGCTACTCGAACCACCGGCACCGGCGTACGACGACGGCGGTTGTGGGGACGTCGACTTGGCCGACGCTTCTTCGTCCTCCTCCACCACGGTCCTGAGCAGCGTGGACAGCGGCGTAGACGCGGCCGTGGGCGATTGGTCGGCAACGTAACTGCAGTCTTCGGGCAGGCACTCGATCTCCACGTCACTGCCGCACAACCCGCTGTCCTTGGAGTTGAGCAGGTTGTCGCTGCAGCTGTTACTGTCGTACGTCTGATGCACCGCCGGCAGTGCAGACGGCGGCGCAGGATTTGATGACGGCACCGTCGGTAGAGAAGGTGGCGTCTGAGGCCTCACGTCGGCCGCGGGCAGGTCGGAATGGAGGGGTTCTTCGGTCGCGACCGCGGGTGACGCAGCTCGCGGCGGTTCTCGTTTGTCTTCGGCTTGCCGGGACAAGCAGTACTGCTGTTGTTCGGCGATAAAGTCCAGCACGCTCTGTAGCGCTTGGTCGCGATCCAATTGCTCCTCGACCACCGGCGGCGTCCGATGATCGCATCCTCCGCCCGTCACGCTTCGCGAAGAGGTGGAAGCCAGGCTTTTGGAGCTTTCGAACTTGACCAGTCGGTAAAAGTCACGAGTGAAGTCGGTGCCGGCGATCGGCCCGGGTGGTGGTAGCAGTTCGATGCTGTCCGCGGAGCAGCTGACCGACGACCTCTTTGACGGTGGCGTGTCTGCAACCGCGTACTCGTCCGCGCTCGACCACGAGTCGCCACCCGGCGAACCCGAACCGTACGACAGCTGTTGGTGTTGTATTTGGTGCTGGTGcaggttgttgttgttgttgttgtggtgGTGATGATGGTGCTGGTGCTGGTGGTGGTGCTGCTGACAGTCGTGCTGATGGTGATTGTGCACCTGAATCTGGCCCTGCTGTACGTAGGACTGCTGTTGGTGGTGCTGATGCGGCTGTTGGTGATGGTGTTGGTGGTTTTGCTGGAAGTGGTACCACGACATGTCTCTGGTCGATCCCATATCCTGCAACAGGTCACCTTTGCGGCCGCCCGACGTCGACGACGAACCGGTCGCGTCGTCTTCCTCGATGCACGGCAACGACTGTTGCAGTTTTCCGTCCACCGACGACATCCGCTTCCAGCCATTTGACGCGCAGGTGCCGTCGTCCATGCTCCAGTCTTCCAGCTCGGCCGCGTCGTACTCCATCCGTTGTTGGATGGCAGTGCGCGTCTCGTCCAATCGAAGCCAGTGCTGCACATAGTCCATGTCCCACAGCTCGCCGCCGCTGTACCACGACGTCCGGTCCTCGTCCTCGACGAAACCGCCCGTGGCCGCGGCCAGCTTCAGGAAAAGATGCGAGTCCGAGTAACTTCGCATGATGTTATGCACCGCCGGGACACAGCGCAGCGGTGGGTAGCTGTGACGCGGGTTGATGAAGCTGAACGACAGGCTGAGTGGCACGAATATCACGTCCGTGTCTTCGCTGTTCATCACCCTGCAACGTGAAACGTAATTGTTCATAAATTGTACAACATACATCATATGCATGAGGtcaatacgtgtttttatatatatttcgtttTTGTAAACTTTTAACGTCATAAACTAGGTACCGTAAAATTAaggaaatttaagaatataatgtaaatattgtacgTGGACTAGAATGTAATACTTATGTGAATATAAAGGctctaatactaataataatat
This genomic window contains:
- the LOC132923468 gene encoding uncharacterized protein LOC132923468 isoform X7: MYCISSFWREWLQRDVDRERRLRLDTEARLKGSSSEADRCRVKLSTLQKDFTKMEETVRSLLQYKSKFEQLKQDRHSVANSYENQILQLQNAITKLKIENETLKKQIDTLEATGISQVQKALVERLRILEHEKSRIEREGEQQRKQYERCLDDVAKQVVKAVLSQKGLREEISSLQHRVKELETGNCALSALLVQRLQGQKINYSQTTMPVAESRSVMFDIHRSPSMQKMAIERPASCDLTKGLKRLKNDGWQAAVSYHRPQSLNLEICCTHNAEETTKCDRVLGDETPESGNRDEGYSTMSSDVQGTTEPPSTKGLEDVKEANENESNALMESSPCSRVMNSEDTDVIFVPLSLSFSFINPRHSYPPLRCVPAVHNIMRSYSDSHLFLKLAAATGGFVEDEDRTSWYSGGELWDMDYVQHWLRLDETRTAIQQRMEYDAAELEDWSMDDGTCASNGWKRMSSVDGKLQQSLPCIEEDDATGSSSTSGGRKGDLLQDMGSTRDMSWYHFQQNHQHHHQQPHQHHQQQSYVQQGQIQVHNHHQHDCQQHHHQHQHHHHHHNNNNNNLHQHQIQHQQLSYGSGSPGGDSWSSADEYAVADTPPSKRSSVSCSADSIELLPPPGPIAGTDFTRDFYRLVKFESSKSLASTSSRSVTGGGCDHRTPPVVEEQLDRDQALQSVLDFIAEQQQYCLSRQAEDKREPPRAASPAVATEEPLHSDLPAADVRPQTPPSLPTVPSSNPAPPSALPAVHQTYDSNSCSDNLLNSKDSGLCGSDVEIECLPEDCSYVADQSPTAASTPLSTLLRTVVEEDEEASAKSTSPQPPSSYAGAGGSSSGCTADTTVCMVPAWTAASSKDLIDQLNWMDGCGDSHPLFSTSPEDDSVPRRSSSSSPDLDEACCCPTGWVHVERDIDFADPKERANLLDVMLAASRSSSSSTSSASTGEDDDDSCSSGVSGGSCSGRAGGSGCNDTTDDSSDDERDPNDDDIARQVGRRRTTEAGIDASNEESYNRLHRLHRVRRQKKASAIRDGFGVLRCPAAGLRQSIVGRSDFFVRFGDKEREAISNFDFLDDLSTTSLSTDSGDRPPSPRRPSASTAPDAASTSAAATDRRGKYYSYTCSSSATAAAAKAATPGHRRPSASSSSVLPADCRRQRRRRYSGLSLSDSCGDSD
- the LOC132923468 gene encoding uncharacterized protein LOC132923468 isoform X5, with protein sequence MVMGRGRHLMQYNREWLQRDVDRERRLRLDTEARLKGSSSEADRCRVKLSTLQKDFTKMEETVRSLLQYKSKFEQLKQDRHSVANSYENQILQLQNAITKLKIENETLKKQIDTLEATGISQVQKALVERLRILEHEKSRIEREGEQQRKQYERCLDDVAKQVVKAVLSQKGLREEISSLQHRVKELETGNCALSALLVQRLQGQKINYSQTTMPVAESRSVMFDIHRSPSMQKMAIERPASCDLTKGLKRLKNDGWQAAVSYHRPQSLNLEICCTHNAEETTKCDRVLGDETPESGNRDEGYSTMSSDVQGTTEPPSTKGLEDVKEANENESNALMESSPCSRVMNSEDTDVIFVPLSLSFSFINPRHSYPPLRCVPAVHNIMRSYSDSHLFLKLAAATGGFVEDEDRTSWYSGGELWDMDYVQHWLRLDETRTAIQQRMEYDAAELEDWSMDDGTCASNGWKRMSSVDGKLQQSLPCIEEDDATGSSSTSGGRKGDLLQDMGSTRDMSWYHFQQNHQHHHQQPHQHHQQQSYVQQGQIQVHNHHQHDCQQHHHQHQHHHHHHNNNNNNLHQHQIQHQQLSYGSGSPGGDSWSSADEYAVADTPPSKRSSVSCSADSIELLPPPGPIAGTDFTRDFYRLVKFESSKSLASTSSRSVTGGGCDHRTPPVVEEQLDRDQALQSVLDFIAEQQQYCLSRQAEDKREPPRAASPAVATEEPLHSDLPAADVRPQTPPSLPTVPSSNPAPPSALPAVHQTYDSNSCSDNLLNSKDSGLCGSDVEIECLPEDCSYVADQSPTAASTPLSTLLRTVVEEDEEASAKSTSPQPPSSYAGAGGSSSGCTADTTVCMVPAWTAASSKDLIDQLNWMDGCGDSHPLFSTSPEDDSVPRRSSSSSPDLDEACCCPTGWVHVERDIDFADPKERANLLDVMLAASRSSSSSTSSASTGEDDDDSCSSGVSGGSCSGRAGGSGCNDTTDDSSDDERDPNDDDIARQVGRRRTTEAGIDASNEESYNRLHRLHRVRRQKKASAIRDGFGVLRCPAAGLRQSIVGRSDFFVRFGDKEREAISNFDFLDDLSTTSLSTDSGDRPPSPRRPSASTAPDAASTSAAATDRRGKYYSYTCSSSATAAAAKAATPGHRRPSASSSSVLPADCRRQRRRRYSGLSLSDSCGDSD